ACTCTCGTCCAAACAATCAAACAAACATGAAAACTCCAGACAAACACTTCAAACAAAGTAAAACTATTAGGCCTTATTTGTCAATTGTCACATGTAGATATAACGTTGATACATATATCAATTTAAGTAGATGATATTCAGAGGGATACAAAATACACAAGCCAGCATTCTAGTCTTTTTTGATGGAGAAGCTATATATCACGAAGTGGACGTAGGTATTTCCTGGAGTCACAATTGACGATGGAAAATTTGGGTGATTCACAGCGTCGGGGAATCCTTGAGTCTCCAAAGACAATGCTGAATGAGGCTGATACACAAATCCACCTTTCCCTTTTATATTAATGACAAAGTTTGCAGTGTAGAGTATCACACCAGGTGCAGAAGCTTCGACATCCATCACTCTTCCTGACTTCTTATCATAAACTATTGCCACGGGTTTCATTTTTTCAGTGCTGTCGAGTGCATAGTTCATGTCATATCCATTTGGAAGTTTATTGATCCTGCTCCCCACCTTATGGGGTTTAAGGAAGTCGTAGGGCGTGTTCTTGACAGGGGAGATTTCGCCTGTGGGGATGTGTTGATTGTCATCTGGGGTGATGTGTGATGCAAAAATTTGAACCAGTTGGGACAAGACGTCGCCACTGTTGTGACCACCAATGTTCCAGTAAAGGTGGTGAGACAAGTTAATTGGAGTGGCCTTGTTCAGTGCTTTTGCCTTAAAATCCACACTAAGTTTGTAAGGGTCTTTTAATGCATAAGTAACAGAGACAAGAACATCACCAGGAAATCCTTCATAAGAAAACAATGAAGTTTAGCCAAGGCGTAGTGTTCGTACTAACAAAATAT
Above is a genomic segment from Lycium barbarum isolate Lr01 chromosome 12, ASM1917538v2, whole genome shotgun sequence containing:
- the LOC132621423 gene encoding uncharacterized protein LOC132621423, translating into MSSKIRLLICLFILHPCVALTSVSGRKIGIYEIKKGDFSVKVTNYGASIISVLLPDKHGKIGDVVLGYDTIEEYLNDTSYFGALLGRVANRIGGAQFTLNGTLYKLVPNEGNNTIQGGPKGYSKVVWKVTKYAKDGPCPYITLTYFSPDGDQGFPGDVLVSVTYALKDPYKLSVDFKAKALNKATPINLSHHLYWNIGGHNSGDVLSQLVQIFASHITPDDNQHIPTGEISPVKNTPYDFLKPHKVGSRINKLPNGYDMNYALDSTEKMKPVAIVYDKKSGRVMDVEASAPGVILYTANFVINIKGKGGFVYQPHSALSLETQGFPDAVNHPNFPSSIVTPGNTYVHFVIYSFSIKKD